The Aureispira anguillae genome contains a region encoding:
- a CDS encoding KilA-N domain-containing protein, translated as MSKNKKQNISVLGTPISVVKKQEKDFLSLTDMVKNFEGGNALIEQWLRNKNTIEFLGVWEKVYNPNFNSLEFEGIKNEAGTNRFYLSAKKWISTTGAIGLVSKAGRYGGTFAHKDIAFEFGSWLSPEFKLYLIVEFQKLKELEHQQKSLAWDVKRLLSKINYRLHTDAIKEYLIPPKIEGTRQVPMIYANEADLLNMAIFGMTAKQWKQENPDLKGNIRDHATPEQLLILANIENLNAEFIKSGLDHQERLEELNRIAIYQMGILIGSSSFKKLKEKHNKQLPPEA; from the coding sequence ATGAGTAAAAATAAAAAACAAAACATATCTGTACTTGGAACACCTATTAGTGTTGTTAAAAAACAAGAAAAAGATTTTCTTTCTCTAACGGATATGGTTAAGAACTTTGAAGGTGGCAATGCCCTAATTGAACAATGGTTGAGAAACAAAAATACAATTGAATTTTTAGGCGTTTGGGAAAAAGTTTACAACCCTAATTTTAATTCCCTCGAATTCGAGGGAATTAAAAATGAAGCAGGAACCAACCGCTTTTATCTTTCTGCTAAAAAGTGGATTAGCACAACAGGTGCCATTGGATTAGTTTCCAAAGCAGGGCGTTATGGGGGAACATTTGCCCATAAAGATATTGCCTTTGAATTTGGCTCTTGGTTAAGTCCTGAATTTAAGTTGTATCTAATTGTTGAGTTCCAAAAACTAAAAGAATTAGAGCATCAACAAAAATCGTTGGCTTGGGATGTAAAACGACTACTGAGTAAAATTAACTATCGTTTACATACAGATGCTATCAAAGAATATTTAATTCCTCCTAAAATAGAGGGTACCCGTCAAGTACCTATGATTTATGCTAACGAAGCTGATCTACTCAATATGGCAATTTTTGGAATGACAGCCAAACAGTGGAAGCAAGAAAATCCTGATTTAAAAGGTAATATTAGGGATCATGCAACACCTGAACAATTGCTAATTTTGGCCAATATTGAGAATTTAAATGCTGAATTTATCAAATCAGGACTTGATCACCAAGAACGCCTTGAAGAACTCAATCGTATTGCAATTTATCAAATGGGTATCTTAATTGGTTCTAGTTCCTTCAAGAAATTGAAAGAAAAACACAATAAACAACTCCCCCCAGAAGCTTGA
- a CDS encoding recombinase family protein — MLIGYARISTHEQNLDLQQDALEKAGCEKVILDTASGKNTSRPGLDTIKTILRKGDTLVVWRLDRLGRSLKDLIEWINYLEEQQVSFLSIEESINTSTSTGKLIFHIFGALAEFERNLILERTKAGLAAARARGRLGGRRKSLTQEKRQMVFDLYQSKKHPIMEICNMFGISKPTLYKYVREFQK; from the coding sequence ATGTTGATTGGATATGCTCGAATATCGACCCATGAACAAAATTTAGACTTGCAACAGGATGCTTTGGAAAAAGCAGGTTGTGAAAAAGTCATTCTTGACACAGCTTCTGGTAAAAATACTAGTCGCCCTGGTCTTGATACGATAAAAACTATCCTTCGCAAAGGAGACACTCTTGTTGTTTGGAGGTTAGATCGCTTGGGGCGTTCACTAAAAGATTTAATTGAATGGATAAATTATTTGGAAGAACAGCAGGTTAGCTTTTTATCCATTGAGGAATCTATCAACACAAGTACCTCTACAGGTAAACTCATTTTTCATATCTTTGGAGCGTTAGCAGAATTTGAGCGTAATTTAATTTTGGAACGAACCAAAGCTGGGTTAGCTGCTGCTAGAGCTAGGGGGCGATTAGGAGGAAGACGTAAATCTCTGACACAAGAAAAACGTCAAATGGTTTTCGATTTATACCAAAGTAAAAAACATCCTATCATGGAAATTTGCAATATGTTTGGTATTTCAAAACCTACCCTGTATAAATACGTTCGAGAGTTTCAGAAGTAA